ATTACAAAATGCAAATACGAACATTCTTTAACAAGACCGCTATAATTTTTGCTTATTCAAATCTATAAGCCAATCGGTGCATAGTAAAACGATGCTAGCAGGAAAAGAGTGTCATTTATCAGAATAGAACTATGTGAAGAAGAGTGCATCAACAAAGTATTCTTCAATTAGTCTATTGGATCTTATTAAGAGTAAGGATAAGACGTTCAACTTCAAATAGAAACAATACATTTACTTaacttgaaaaagaaagaaatacctGCACTTCTAAACAAATTTCAGCAGTTGTGTATTCGCCCGGTATTTTACGATCATAGCGTAAATATTGATCCAACATGGCGGGACTAAGTAACGGCTAAAATTGACAACACTTAGTATAATCAGACTgtagtaaaaaaagtaaaattaacttTATTCAGGTCAAAGAAAAAGAGGGGTAGGAGCTAAGAGGAACTTTCCTTGTGTTGGGTTGTACGTCATAAAACTTGATACATAAAGACATGCGAATAAACTTACTTGTGTATCCAGTAAAATGAGTCTTTCATGCGTCACATACATGTCAATGCCCACCGTGCGGTACGTACATTTCTCCTGTTATAAACCACGTTATAAATTTAACAAAGTGACTAGCTGAGAATTACGTGTTTAACAAGGTTTAATGAGATGCGCAGAGCTTAATGTAGCCTTTAGATCTTATTtcagagaaaaaattaaaatgttactCCAGTCTCTTGTTAGGCGAAATAAAATTTTGGTGTTTACTTCCAAATGAACGCTATGGAataactaattttttaaaatatttaacgtTAATATATATCTTTCTTGAATGAAATGAGCCTTTCTcaaagtacaaaaagacttcGTAAACAACTTTTCAAACTTTACAACAGTCATCATCTCGGATTCCCTGTTAACATCCTCATAATAACAAACGAAATGCGCATGCAAAAGGGATCACCACAAAATAAAGTACGCACCAAATCAGTTCTCTTTTGTGGTCGGAATACCAAACGACTAAAAGAAAGAAACACTGTGCTTATACATAACTTCGCGATAACATACATAGCTTTGGACACCTCTCTGGAAAACTCTGTCTGGAAACTTTAAGTATATAGCGACCTTTTCATTACAAAATTTATCGTATTATAAAGTGATTTAAGAGAAATATTCCAATCTTACGTTTTTCCCAATGACTCGACTTGTTGTCCAGCAAGCATTGACATTACAGTTGATTTCCCTGCGCCTTGCAAGCCCACACAACCAACAACAACATAATCTGTCTGATCCAAAAGTGTCTGTAAAATATTTGTCCATAAAAACTCAATCAACTGCGGTAtagcaaaaacacaaaagaatTACTTAATCAATACTCGCATTACCCTGTGCACCTAGAGTGCTAATTTACTTCTGTAAATTTTAAAAGGGCACTTGTGCGAGCTTAACCTCTTTGTGACATCAgcaattacaaaataaaagtagTTCTACGAACTTATCTCAATGTTTTATTTGGACTTTATTGAATAATTTCCAAATAAGcaccttttaaaaaattaaggggGCTCTCATTTGAGGCAGGACTTATTGAAGAAGGTGCTTATTAAATATCTTCCATTGAAATGGGGTGCTTATTTATGGGTGCAGTATATCAAGCAGGGGCGCTCAATCAAGTAGATATGTTACCTCAAACGCTCTGTCACTCCACTGGAACGAGCCATCGATTATACTTGTAGACTCGCTTGAATAAATATCTTGAGGTAACTTCAAAGCTGCCAAACCTGTCAATGCTTGATCAACTAtgagaaaaaaagaacaacagTTATAAAAGTCCTTAAACGCTTTCAAAATATGAGTATTTTATAACTATTGCCTAAAAAGTCAATTTGAttgtttgttgtatttttatacacgattacaaaattttaataagAAATTAGATGTCTCTCTTGTGAAAAAACTAGTAAAGCAGTATATTGTATAGCAAGTAAAATAACAAGGAGTTTAAACAACCAAGGCTTTAGGTCACGATTAGAGAAGATAATTTCAATTGGTCTAATTTAAAGAGGGCCAAATCAAATGATACCTTTTTGGTGTAGTCAAACattgtttcacatttatagtACATTGTCCTGAATTTATGCCTTTACATTTTTGTGGTTGTACTTCCAGTAAGATGAGAACACAAGAAGTGTAGCCAGTTGACTTACTATTGAGAGCATGTTGTGTTGCTATTGGAGTTGCAGGAGAAGAAAGATCAGGTGTTTTTTCATATCGATTACCATGTTTGTGATACTGTGTGCGTGAATCATTAGCAAAGGTTTTGTTTGAACTTGATGGAGAGGATGAACCCTCTGCCCCGCTTCTAGATGATACAAACAAAATAAGTGTCATTTGATaatataatttgaaataaaaaagacaaatagaaAATTATCATAATTTTATCCATAATTTTACCAATATaacattttcaataaaattaattccttttattattttttatgcaattttttgtttaataaactataaaaaagattggtatatacaaaatattctgcattttactttatttaattttttttaatattattttcgaCATCATGCacattaatttaataaaatgtgACATATGACAGAATCTCATTCCGCAATTAGTTTTCCCTAGGATAAAAAACCTTCTAacaaacaaaatagaattttcAATCCagataaaaaattatgtttcagcaaaaacttttttaaaattatgaattTAAAGGTTTTCTATCACATAAtgcattttatgtttttttctttacacaTGTTGACTAATATTGTTCCTtctgttttttcaccaccagaAACGTTAGATTTATCATTAAACAGCTCATGTGCAACAATTTTAAGGTTACCGCAACTACTCTAATTTAACGCGCgagaaaaaagaattatttcaaGGGGTCGCTTAAAAGTAAGAGTAAATAAATTACCTTGAAAATGTCAATTATGATTGCATTAATAATTAGAGGAATTTCGCCTTAAATTAGagggaaaaaataacaaaaaaaattaatagatttattaattattttattttattttttcatcaaacaTTTCTCTTTCATCTCTTTTATTTTAATCTCCACCtttgtctatttttttttaaagttctgtATTAGCTAAAGTGAATCGAAACTCTCCATGTATCTCCATACCACCTTGCACCAGATTAAATGAATAACGCTTGTCCCCGTAACTTTCATCATTAAAGGACCACCATATTCAAAAAAGAAATagttaattttgataaaaatctgGAAATATGTCCAACTGTTTGCTTGCTGTTTCATGTCTGTGTGTATGGCAATTGCATTTGTTGTCAACCATGGTGAGGCATCCTTTGATGTTTGTGGAATCACAACAAACAATGACGAAAAAGTTAGGAGCAGAGATTTCTACAAATTGTGCATGAAAAACGTCTAAAAAGTTATTGACAAACATAATTGTGATGATAATGACCAATTTAAAGatttatatatttactttttttaaacactatttttttttttttggtttggtttttttttaagagAATTTTTACAACAATTAAAGAAAAGAGTGATTATTTTTGTGAAATTGCTTAATAATTAGAGGAATATTCAACCTTTGTCGTGTTAAATTAGatgaaaaaaatacataaacctTGACTCTTTTTCAGAAAAACGCCTAAACGTGTTAATCAGAGGTCGGTTAAATTAGAGTAATTACGGTAGTGACTTTGATAAATCATGGATATTAGAATGCTTGTCAAAACATTATGACAGCagtatataatattttaaatactagaattttttttaatgttacttGATATGTTTTATTCAATGATCTAGTTCTACCTACATATAACAACATACCTTCTCTGAATAGCCAATATAGTGGGAGTTTCCTTTTTTTCAACTTCTTGTCCAGACTGAATGTACATAAACCAATCAATTaatcttaagaaaaaaaagtgttccaaataaaactttgtaccagactgtgaaaaaaaatccaaaccttttttgccaaaattaTCGGTGTCTTCATTGCACTACCAGCATTATCTGTATTTTCATTTTCCTGGCGTTcctaattaaaatataaatcataCATTCTTGAATGTGCTTATGATTAATTGGTGACAGATTAGACTTGTATGCAGTTTAGATTTTGTTCTTTTGTGGTAGAGAGAGGAGCAAAGAAACAAGTGAAACAATTTTACcaaatagctagctaatttTCTCTTGCATGCAAGAAAAATTCAAAGGAAGGAAATTCATTGTGGAGAAAGTAGTAGGGAAAATGTCCTATTTAGTTGTTCTGCAAAGCAAGGGGGTTATTATCTGAAATAAAATTAGTCTGAAAACTAAAGCACTAACTTAAGACCTTTGGTGATGATTTCATATCAATGTAGTATATATAAACACCATCTGGATTTGAAACACTTCCCGTCTTGTTTGTAAATgagatttttgttgttattgggTGAGTGAAAGCGTACATGTTTGCAAGCTTTATATCCTGTTTAAACAGGACACAACTACACCATTTTAATTGAAAACGCTTTGGGTTAGGGTGGCCCATTTGGAATACACAAATTACCTTTTTGTTATCAGATAAACCTAAGCATTTTCCTAAATTCTGATTATAAAAGGTTTACCTTCTTCTTAAAATTTGTTACATTTTATTTACAAGGCTTCGCAAGGCATGCATTATTAAAAAGTTCTTACGATTGCaaaacaagaatgtttttaacttGTTCTAATTTTTTGGCTGGTGGAAAACAGAGTTAACAAGCATTTGTTTCAAAGCCTGTATGATGCTTCTcaattgaaactttttttttgaaacaaaaatctGAATCTCCCGATCTATTTCAATgacacatttaaaaaataagttaagttTTAACACTTTATACTCTTGTTAAGAACAATGCCTACATTTCCTAAACTATAAAATTTAAGTCTCTCTGAAAGCTTATTAAATTTCCTATCTAATCATTTAattatttgttgaaaaaatgaaaaggCGTAAAAAATAAAAGGTAAAAGCATTTTGCATTGAATTGTAAAAGTAAATCAAATCTCCATGGGCATGAAAAGGGTGCCtgcttttatttgtaaaaacagATTTATGACGGATTATGGAATTTCATACCTAAGTTAAAGTTGATAAATAATCTTATTTGAGTGGGAGAttatattttactatttttctGGCAAAAAGGTCATGTGGCTTAGTTTTGAACAAATAGAATTaatgaaagtttgttttttttttttttttggggggggggggcaaacAAACACTGTGGTAAAATCTTCCTACAACATTACTCTATGAAAGCCATATAGTAAATTCAGCTGAGTGTATAGCTATTGTTTGTTGTCACAAGAATAAGAATTGAGAGAAAAAATTTGTCTCACACTTGGGTGAGTTTACAAAATTGATGTGCAAAGCAGGCGGAATGAACCCTAAACTTAACTAGTAGGGAAATACCTAATCTGGGGGTGGGCGGTAGGTGAGCACACAACTATAGACCCTTTCGATTGTCTACATTTTATCCAGTAATCCCTTTCAGCATTACCAATTGGATGGCAGGCTAAAAAATTTGCAGGCGCTAGGTGAAGTGAGGCCCTTTTTAGTCTGTTTCTTGGCACAGGTATCATATGACTTTATATGAatatgtcaatcagaagttatACATCTACACTCGATATTAGTTTAAAGcctcaaaaattttttcgtaGAAAGATATGagctgaaaataacctttcttcAGTAAGGTTCCGCATCTTTCTGCTGCCTGGCCATCATGCAGTTGTGTTTGAGCCAGACGGCTTATTGTGTTAAAGTTTAAAAGATTAAGCTTCGAATAAAATACATACAGATCGATCTCTATCTCTACGTATTCTTTCCCTAGGTTTCCTGTCTCTTCTTCTTCCATTTCCACGATCACGCCTGTCTCCTCTTCTATAATAATCTTTGTCTTGATCCTGCGAAAAAGATGTTTCGTCGTCCATGTTTtgttttgaagtttttaaagtGTGGCTTTTAGCTGGTGCACTCCCCCTGTTTGGTTATCAGACTGTGTGCGGCGAAGAGCGATTTCCACGAACTGGGCCGTCATCATGTGATCAGAACAGCAAGCCGCCCAAAAATAAAGCACATGCATAGGGTGAGAAATTTTACTCATTACTTTTCCATTTTTTGCCAATAATACGAAAACAACACTCAACGTTAACAGACACTCAGCCTgatggtagctagctatatttcatTGTTGTAGTTCCCAATGAAGCAAATTAGAATAGTTGGTGGAACCAAGAAGGTTTCTAGGTTAGAGAAAGAGAAACTATCAAATTCACAAGTGTGTGTTCCCATAAGTTCACTTTCTCCATTTCATTTGAAGCTGTTCTCTTGTAGTCCTATAGGTAGCGTTTTAGGTTTTAACTAACTGTCTCATTCATATCCAGAGCGATTACAAGTATCAACAAAGCGCGTAAACTCAATGTTGattctatttctttcttttgttttaatgatGTTGTAATATTTTTACATATGACCAGTAACAGCCTTTATGTTAAAACCTGGCCCCTGCTAAAGTGTAGATCTTTTTTTATATCGTAAAGATAAACTCTAGGAACAGAATTAAGTCAACCTAAACCTGCACATTATATCTTCTCACAAGTGCCAGGTGATTGCGCTACTGACTGCACTGTTGATCAGATGCTATTTTCCTAGCACATGTAGGAGGTGGGGCAAGGATACTACCTCCTTGTGACAAACACGGGTGTGAGGTATATGTCCTCCTTACAAGGTTTAATGAGACTTACCCTGATTTGGGCTATAATATAAACTGAA
Above is a window of Hydractinia symbiolongicarpus strain clone_291-10 chromosome 3, HSymV2.1, whole genome shotgun sequence DNA encoding:
- the LOC130636618 gene encoding nonsense-mediated mRNA decay factor SMG9-like, giving the protein MDDETSFSQDQDKDYYRRGDRRDRGNGRRRDRKPRERIRRDRDRSERQENENTDNAGSAMKTPIILAKKSGQEVEKKETPTILAIQRRSGAEGSSSPSSSNKTFANDSRTQYHKHGNRYEKTPDLSSPATPIATQHALNIDQALTGLAALKLPQDIYSSESTSIIDGSFQWSDRAFETLLDQTDYVVVGCVGLQGAGKSTVMSMLAGQQVESLGKTRLVFRPQKRTDLEKCTYRTVGIDMYVTHERLILLDTQPLLSPAMLDQYLRYDRKIPGEYTTAEICLEVQALQILTFLYTICHVVLVIQDHFTDLNLLNLLKTAEMLKLSTVSHSNQDGSGLNADELNEYFPHVAFIYTCCDGPTYELNIVRSMCEILWKLFETSRLRVRGSASIIRTPVLPYCQSDLFYDFQDFNLFLLPAMRQNSSTDEEDYNPIGRYRGHPSLSSLVKVLRQQLLSMPRESFTHHILSERSWFHYAARTWEAVKKSSLMSEYHRLLSS